The following proteins are encoded in a genomic region of Phycisphaera sp.:
- a CDS encoding DotU family type IV/VI secretion system protein: protein MCGLNRSVRKGAMFDASAVRAEVLGKLAEARAKCASDPALSRRFDRVELALIYFVDFMVKESSLPWAQEWKEIAHDRGKMAGDEEFFDLVEEALGETGADVAQELEVYYVCLGLGFSGLYMGQPEKVRAKMAELRVRLPDRSNLSVDEQLCPPAYQHTDSSDLIQPPGRLLVMIGLVLVGLIVVLFGANTYLYQSSASSLVDTFRDISGAGTAMEDGQ, encoded by the coding sequence ATGTGCGGTCTGAATCGATCGGTCCGTAAGGGGGCAATGTTCGACGCGTCCGCGGTTCGCGCCGAGGTGCTCGGCAAGCTTGCCGAAGCCCGAGCGAAGTGCGCTTCGGATCCGGCCTTGTCGCGTCGCTTCGACCGGGTAGAGCTCGCGCTGATCTACTTCGTTGACTTCATGGTCAAGGAGAGCAGCCTGCCGTGGGCCCAGGAATGGAAAGAGATCGCCCACGATCGCGGCAAGATGGCCGGTGACGAGGAGTTCTTTGACTTGGTTGAAGAAGCCCTGGGCGAGACTGGGGCGGACGTGGCGCAAGAACTCGAGGTGTATTACGTTTGCCTTGGATTAGGCTTTTCTGGGCTCTACATGGGACAACCCGAAAAGGTGCGCGCGAAGATGGCCGAGCTCCGCGTCAGATTGCCCGATCGCTCGAACCTATCGGTCGATGAGCAACTCTGCCCGCCGGCCTACCAGCATACGGATTCGAGCGACCTGATCCAGCCTCCTGGAAGGCTCCTGGTGATGATTGGCCTCGTCCTGGTGGGCCTGATCGTCGTCCTCTTTGGCGCGAACACGTACTTGTATCAGTCGTCGGCGAGTTCGCTCGTCGATACGTTCCGTGACATTTCGGGAGCGGGCACGGCGATGGAGGATGGGCAATGA